A genomic stretch from Aedes albopictus strain Foshan chromosome 2, AalbF5, whole genome shotgun sequence includes:
- the LOC134287178 gene encoding uncharacterized protein LOC134287178: MAGGVDRLPQSLDCTNLSKEWPRWKQKFNIYMIANNKTGETERNKIATFLWLVGEHGVEIYNTLFPNNGDVESMFGGGAAGGNVVNQPVGGAAAAAVGGVNNQPAAGVVPVAGGGAVQQRTLAQVIDAFDAYCLPRKNLAVEAFKFNLIVQKEKQPFAEFETALRTQLAYCEFECEACQTSYADRMLRDRIILGIQDKKLQLKLLDGKNEPLVNIIKMCKVYEAAAENKQLLERKEVHNVTDKSTNGESEVAALKTLTCYNCGQPFNGRHRRYCPAIDVVCDGCGRRGHFKRYCRTTKHDSKSGVQSGGSKGSGTMRSSGGSKYDTKQTTSNTNVHMVNWADAE; this comes from the exons ATGGCAGGTGGTGTGGATCGTCTACCACAATCTTTGGACTGCACAAATTTGTCGAAAGAGTGGCCACGATGGAAGCAGAAATTCAACATCTACATGATTGCAAACAACAAAACTGGTGAAACGGAAAGGAATAAAATAGCAACGTTTTTGTGGCTGGTCGGTGAACATGGCGTAGAAATCTACAATACGTTATTCCCGAACAATGGTGACGTTGAAAGCATGTTCGGTGGAGGAGCTGCCGGCGGCAATGTCGTGAACCAGCCAGTGGGAGGAGCAGCAGCTGCAGCCGTAGGTGGAGTAAACAACCAACCCGCTGCCGGTGTGGTTCCTGTTGCTGGCGGAGGCGCAGTACAACAACGCACACTGGCACAGGTGATTGATGCTTTTGACGCTTATTGTCTCCCGCGGAAAAATCTGGCAGTCGAGGCGTTCAAGTTCAATTTGATCGTGCAGAAGGAGAAGCAACCTTTTGCTGAATTCGAGACAGCACTCCGGACACAGTTGGCGTACTGCGAGTTCGAATGTGAAGCCTGCCAAACTTCGTATGCGGATCGGATGTTGCGAGACCGGATTATCCTCGGCATCCAAGATAAGAAGCTGCAACTCAAATTGCTGGACGGTAAGAACGAGCCACTTGTGAACATCATCAAAATGTGTAAAGTTTACGAAGCCGCCGCCGAGAATAAACAGCTGTTGGAACGGAAGGAGGTGCACAACGTAACCGATAAATCTACGAATGGGGAAAGTGAGGTAGCCGCATTGAAGACGCTGACGTGCTACAATTGTGGTCAACCGTTCAATGGACGTCATCGGCGCTACTGTCCAGCGATCGACGTGGTTTGCGATGGATGCGGACGGCGAGGGCACTTCAAAAGGTACTGCAGAACAACCAAACATGACAGCAAGAGCGGTGTCCAGTCCGGAGGCAGCAAGGGCAGTGGAACAATGCGATCGTCCGGTGGGTCTAAATACGACACAAAGCAGACAACGAGCAACACTAATGTGCACATGGTGAACTGGGCAGATGCAG AATAA